The following DNA comes from Desulfovibrio intestinalis.
GAGTTGACCTCAACGGCCATGCGTAACTTCAGCCAGCTTTTCGGCAACGTGCAGTTTGCGCAGGGGCTTGAATCCTTGTGGGAACTGGTGCGCGCCCTGAACAAGTATGTGGACAGCCAGGCCCCCTGGTCCTTGCACAAGCAGGGCGATATGGAACGGCTTGCTACCGTTATGTATGTGCTTTTATCTGCCATGCGCAAAACGGCCCTGTGCCTGTGGCCTGTCATGCCCGTAGCCTGCAGCAAGATGCTGGAACAGCTTGGGCAGTCTGTTGAAGCCAACATGCCTCCTGTAAAGGCTCTGGAAGCTGAAATGGACCATTTTGACGGACTCGTGCCTGGCACGATGGTAGCTGAAGCCTCAAACCTGTTCCCGCGCATTGAAGTAAAAAAAGATTCGGATGAAGCGGAAAAAGCCAAGGCCGCCAAGGCAGAAAAGAAAGCTGCCAAGCAGCAGGCTGCGGCAAAAAGTCCGGCTCAGACTGCCCCCGCGGGCGCAGAGCCTGCAGACACCGCGGCGGGCAAGCCGAACATAGACTTTGATCACTTCAAGGCGGTAGATATGCGCGTAGGCACTGTGCTGATTGCTGAAAAGCATCCCAATGCCGACCGCATTTTGCGTCTGGAAATTGATTTTGGCGAAGGGCAGCCCCGCCAGATTCTTTCTGGCCTGGCCGAACATTATACCCCGGAGGCTATGGTGGGTAAACGCGTTTGCGCCGTGCTCAACCTTGAGCCACGCAAAATTCGCGGTCTCATGTCGCACGGTATGGTGCTCACAGCTGGAAACGATTCGGCTCTGACCCTGCTTGGCCTGGACGCAGAAGTGCCGAACGGCAGCGAAATAGCCTAGTAAATTGACACGGCGGCGGGTTGGTTAGTCCGCCTTGCCGCCGTTTTTCTGGAACAGACGCTCCAGAGACATAGCATCCAGTGGTGTGAGATTGAAGCGCATGCCTGTTTCATCCAGCAGGGTAGCCAGGCTTTTACCGGAATTTCGGTTCAGCTCTTCTGTCAGATAGGCAGCAGCTTTGCGCACCAGCTCACTTTGCGGCATGATGGTATTCATTGGATACGTCCTTTTTTTCACCAATAGCTGTTTGACCGTTTTTTGGCAATAACGGAACATCAATACGCGAATATACCGCGCCAGTTTCGGGCATCACGCTCAAGACAGAGCCTCGCCTTATGGCGCGCACATAGAGGCCATTTTATATGGATAACTTGCTCACTGCCCTGATTCTGAGCATTGTTGAGGGACTGACAGAATTTTTGCCGGTATCTTCATCCGGGCACCTTATTCTTGTTGGCGACCTGCTCGGCTTTGTAGGTGAAAAGGCAGCCACGTTTGACGTTGTTATTCAGCTTGGGGCCATTCTTGCCGTTGTGGTGCTTTACTGGAAGCGTTTTTGGGGCCTTGTGCGGCCTCAGCCTTATGTGCGCTTTGCTGGCATGCGCGGCATTACGCTGCTTATTCTTACGTCGCTGCCAGCCTGCGTACTTGGCTTGCTGCTGCACTCCTACATCAAGGAATACCTGTTCCGCCCGTCCACCGTGCTTATTGCCCTGGTCGTGGGTGCCCTGTGCATGATTTTTGTTGAAAAGCGCAAGTTCAAGACCACCTGCATCAGCCTTGACGACATGACGCCCAAACTGGCGTTGGGTATAGGCTGCTTCCAGTGCCTTGCCCTCTGGCCCGGATTTTCGCGCTCTGCGGCGACCATTATGGGCGGTATGCTTTTGGGAGCCAAAAGACCTTTGGCGGCGGAGTATTCCTTTATCGCGGCTGTGCCCATTATGGTGGCGGCCACAGGCTACGACCTGCTGAAAAATCTGAGCATGTTCACCTCCGCCGACATTCCTTTCTTTCTGGTGGGCATGATTGGTTCTTTTGTGTCGGCTTTGCTGGCTGTTAAGATTTTTGTGGCTCTGGTGGGGCGTATGACTCTGGTTCCCTTTGCCATTTATCGGCTGCTGATCGCGCCCTTTGTGTATTATTTTATGGTGAACTGAGCCTCGCAGCAGGAGGCCATCATTGCGATGGAATACCCTGGCGGGTACGAGTTTAAGCGCCCGCATGTCGCTCATAATAGTTTAAATTTATTAGCACTATTTAGAATATGAGCGGCGCGCGCCTTAGATTTTTTGGATGCATCTTCTCAACGATAATCTGCTCTGGCTGTCGCCTTGCGCAGCATGAAAATTGATAGGGTGCAGGGTGTTGGAAAAATTTTACTTGCCAAGCTTGTGCAAATCTTATATTTAGATCGTCGCGCTGCCTGAGGGCAGTACACGGCAAGGTAGCTCAGTTGGTTAGAGCATGCGGTTCATACCCGCAGTGTCGGGGGTTCAAATCCCTCCCTTGCTACCAAGTAGTATAGGCGCTTGAAAATGAGTGCCAAAAATAAAAGGCGCTTATGCATCGATGTGTACTGAAAAGTGCGCAGAAGGCATAAGCGCCTCGTTTTTTATTCCTGCTCGGCAGTTCAGTTATCCAACGATGCTATTTCCCCATGGGTAAGACTGGCCGCTCAATTGCGGCTCCTGCCACAGGATCAGGATTCTTAGCCGTACGGTTTGACTCATAAGGCCACAGAGGAGAATTTAATGGATAGTTCCGTTTCAAGGCGCACCTTCATTAAAGCGGGCGCGGTCACGCTCTGGACAGTGGCCATGACAGGCACAGGAATTTTTGCCAATGCGCAGGAAGGCTCTACCGTATATTTTACCAAGGATATCAGCTCAAGCGGGCTGACAAAAATTTATGAGCATCTTATGCAGGGCCGCGCATTGCCGGGCAAGGTAGCGGTGAAGCTGCATTCCGGCGAGCCGGGGGGGCACAATTATCCTGCGCCTGCGTTGATTAAAGACCTTGTGCAGTCTGTGGATGGAACGATTGTAGAGTGCAATACCGCCTATTCTGGCAAGCGCTTTAACACTGCCGACCACCTTGTGGCCCTAAAGGATCACGGCTTTATGGATATTGCCCCGGTAGACGTTATGGACGAAAATGGCTCCATCAGTCTGCCGTTTTCACGAGGCAAAAATATTACGGAAAATTTCGTTGGCGCAAACTTTGCTAAGTATGATTCCTTTCTGATTTTGTCGCACTTCAAGGGGCATGCGATGGGCGGCTTTGGCGGCGCTATTAAAAATGTGTCCATCGGCATTGCTTCCGGCGAAGGAAAAATGTGGATCCACACTGCTGGAGGCAGCCGAACGCTTGGTAACTTCAGCCGCTGTTACAAGACGAAGAAAGAGCTATTTTTGGAGTCAATGGCAGAAGCGGCGGGTTCAGTGATTGAAAAGCTGGGCACAGACAGAATCGTGTATGTCAGTCTGATGAACAATCTGTCTATTGATTG
Coding sequences within:
- a CDS encoding undecaprenyl-diphosphate phosphatase translates to MDNLLTALILSIVEGLTEFLPVSSSGHLILVGDLLGFVGEKAATFDVVIQLGAILAVVVLYWKRFWGLVRPQPYVRFAGMRGITLLILTSLPACVLGLLLHSYIKEYLFRPSTVLIALVVGALCMIFVEKRKFKTTCISLDDMTPKLALGIGCFQCLALWPGFSRSAATIMGGMLLGAKRPLAAEYSFIAAVPIMVAATGYDLLKNLSMFTSADIPFFLVGMIGSFVSALLAVKIFVALVGRMTLVPFAIYRLLIAPFVYYFMVN
- a CDS encoding DUF362 domain-containing protein, yielding MDSSVSRRTFIKAGAVTLWTVAMTGTGIFANAQEGSTVYFTKDISSSGLTKIYEHLMQGRALPGKVAVKLHSGEPGGHNYPAPALIKDLVQSVDGTIVECNTAYSGKRFNTADHLVALKDHGFMDIAPVDVMDENGSISLPFSRGKNITENFVGANFAKYDSFLILSHFKGHAMGGFGGAIKNVSIGIASGEGKMWIHTAGGSRTLGNFSRCYKTKKELFLESMAEAAGSVIEKLGTDRIVYVSLMNNLSIDCDCDSHPPPPELDDIGILASFDPVALDRACVDLIYAADSEKSASLRKRIESRNGVHALDHAESLGIGRQQYTLVGIDA